The DNA region CTCATTTAATGAccgcttccttttctttttccctccccttcaGGCTCGAAGGTTGTTTGATGTCTTACACGAGCCCTTCTTGAAAGTGCCCCGATGACCTCTGCTGCCAAGGAGGCCCTTGGTGTAACAATAAAGCACTTTCCTGGTCCAGGCTCAGGCTGGTGTGGTCAGTGGGAGTGGGGGTCTTCTCTGCTCTCGCCTTCTGATGGCCCAGGTGGCCACCTTCAGCTTGTCTGAGTTGCAGTCATCAGTTTCCCTGGCGGAGACTTACACGGGATCCTGCTGAggcttcttcttcctcttcctctcctgtctCGTGGGAGCCACCTCCCCAGACTCGGGATTCAGCAGCAGCTCTGGCATCTCCTCCTGGGATGCTGTCTCTGGCACCTGGCTTTCCTGGCCccgctttttcttcttcttggtggATGCCGGATCGGCCCCGGCCTCAGACTGCCCCTCATCTGGCAGCTCGGGCTCCGTCATCTCACCTTGTGGGTTAATCATTTCAGTCCCTGGCTCTGTCGCTTTgtgccctctttctttcttcttcttcttcttggtgGATGCTAGAGCTGCCTGAGGCTCGGGCTCCATCACCTCTTCCTGTGGCTCCACCACCTCTGTCCCTGGCTCCATCATCGCATTTTGtcgtttttctttcttccttctctttttgggGGATGCCAGAACTGCCTCAGCCTGCGGCTCCACTTCATGTGGCAGCTCAGGCTCCATCATCTCCCCTGGGAGCTCCAGAGGTTTCATCTCTGGCTCTATAACCTCAGTCCCTGGCTCCGTCATCACTTTGtaccccttttcttttttcttcttcttcgaGGACAGCAGTGGGATGGCTTCCTCCTGTGGCTCCATCTTCACCTGCAGCTGAGGCTCAACTATCGTCCCCTCTACCAGCTCCATCCCATCTGTCcccttctgcttcttcctcttcttgctGGGGGATAGGACTGTCTCTTCCAGAGGCTCACTTTTAACCATGAGTTCCAGCTCCACTGTCTTTTCTTCTGACTCCAGCACCCCCATTTCTGGCTTGACCATTTCTACCTCTTTgggcttctttttcctcttcttggtGGTGGCTGGGGACAGCGCTCCCAGAGGCTCCAACATCTCAGCAGCAGGCTCTGTTGCCAGTGGCTCTGTCACCTCCAGGTCTTtcagctgctgcttttttttcttcttcccca from Balaenoptera musculus isolate JJ_BM4_2016_0621 chromosome 19, mBalMus1.pri.v3, whole genome shotgun sequence includes:
- the POLR1G gene encoding DNA-directed RNA polymerase I subunit RPA34 — translated: MGPGMAGTQSGGAARFSCPPNFTATPPASEHTRFSLEALTGPDTELWLIQAPVDFAPDCLNGRLVPLSGSQILKGKLAGKRHRYRVLSSSGPQAGGGATLLAPSAEAGGGLTCAPALQGSLRILEGPQESLTGTLLQPIPANPPPQIPPGLKPRFCAFGGSPPVTGPGSVLALKSLASGKRKKKRHVPEASVPQEAVNEPGAPEVGTALGSSEVDVGKKKKKQQLKDLEVTEPLATEPAAEMLEPLGALSPATTKKRKKKPKEVEMVKPEMGVLESEEKTVELELMVKSEPLEETVLSPSKKRKKQKGTDGMELVEGTIVEPQLQVKMEPQEEAIPLLSSKKKKKEKGYKVMTEPGTEVIEPEMKPLELPGEMMEPELPHEVEPQAEAVLASPKKRRKKEKRQNAMMEPGTEVVEPQEEVMEPEPQAALASTKKKKKKERGHKATEPGTEMINPQGEMTEPELPDEGQSEAGADPASTKKKKKRGQESQVPETASQEEMPELLLNPESGEVAPTRQERKRKKKPQQDPV